From Candidatus Nitricoxidivorans perseverans, the proteins below share one genomic window:
- a CDS encoding DUF502 domain-containing protein, with protein sequence MKRYFITGLLIWVPLAITAWVISLIVGTMDQSLQLLPSEVHPKNLVGFDIPGAGAVLTLVVILLTGVIAANIIGQRLVRFWEGLLSRIPVVKSIYYSVKQVSDTLFSGNGEAFRKVLLVRYPHPEAWAVAFQTGTPTTDVSQHCDDEVISVFIPTAPSPVNGFFFFVRRRDTVELDMSVDDALKYIVSMGVVAPPLSNANPDK encoded by the coding sequence TTGAAGCGATACTTCATCACCGGACTGCTGATCTGGGTCCCCCTGGCGATCACCGCCTGGGTGATCAGCCTGATCGTCGGCACGATGGATCAGTCGCTCCAGCTCCTGCCATCGGAGGTTCATCCGAAAAATCTCGTCGGTTTCGACATTCCGGGCGCCGGGGCAGTACTGACCCTGGTCGTGATCCTGCTCACGGGAGTGATCGCCGCTAATATCATCGGGCAGCGGCTGGTGCGCTTCTGGGAAGGGCTGCTCTCGCGCATTCCGGTCGTCAAGTCGATCTACTACAGCGTCAAGCAGGTCAGCGACACGCTGTTCTCGGGTAACGGCGAGGCGTTCCGAAAGGTTTTGCTGGTGCGCTATCCGCATCCGGAGGCGTGGGCCGTCGCCTTCCAGACCGGCACCCCGACGACAGACGTGTCGCAGCACTGCGACGACGAGGTAATCAGCGTATTCATCCCGACCGCGCCCAGCCCGGTCAACGGCTTTTTCTTTTTCGTCCGCAGGCGCGATACCGTCGAACTCGACATGAGCGTGGACGACGCGCTCAAGTACATCGTCTCAATGGGCGTCGTCGCACCGCCACTAAGCAACGCCAACCCCGACAAATAA
- a CDS encoding zinc ribbon domain-containing protein produces the protein MPIYAYRCSACGFEKDVMQKIADAPLTVCPSCNAGSFAKQLTAPGFQLKGKGWYATDFKGGGAPKAPSPCEAATTGSCCACPAAQG, from the coding sequence ATGCCAATTTACGCTTATCGTTGCAGCGCCTGCGGTTTTGAAAAGGACGTCATGCAGAAAATCGCCGACGCGCCGCTCACGGTTTGCCCTTCATGCAACGCGGGGTCCTTCGCAAAGCAGTTGACCGCCCCCGGCTTCCAGCTGAAGGGCAAGGGCTGGTACGCGACCGACTTCAAGGGCGGCGGCGCCCCCAAGGCGCCATCTCCGTGCGAGGCGGCCACGACGGGTTCATGCTGCGCCTGCCCCGCCGCCCAGGGCTGA
- a CDS encoding A24 family peptidase has protein sequence MESILHGPLFVPAAALVGLVIGSFLNVVIHRMPMMMEREWLAQCAELRGDAPPVTEPLSLSKPRSRCPHCGRPVAALENIPILGYLWIRGRCKGCGGRIGLRYPVVEAATGFLFAFAAWQFGPTAATAGAWFFIAAMIALTFIDVDKQLLPDDITLPLLWAGLLFNVSGVYVDLGSAVIGAAAGYLSLWTVYWLFRLATGKEGMGFGDFKLLAAIGAWLGWQMLPLVILLSSFVGAVVGAALIVLARHGRNVPIPFGPYLASAGIIAIFWGKHLNSAYLGLL, from the coding sequence TTGGAATCGATTCTTCACGGGCCGCTGTTCGTGCCGGCCGCGGCATTGGTCGGGCTGGTCATCGGCAGCTTCCTCAACGTCGTCATCCACCGGATGCCGATGATGATGGAACGCGAATGGCTTGCCCAATGCGCCGAACTTCGCGGCGATGCCCCTCCGGTGACGGAGCCGCTGTCCCTGTCGAAGCCGCGCTCGCGCTGTCCGCATTGCGGCCGACCGGTGGCCGCGCTCGAAAACATCCCCATCCTGGGCTATCTGTGGATACGCGGCCGCTGCAAGGGCTGCGGCGGCAGGATCGGCCTGCGATATCCCGTCGTCGAGGCGGCCACCGGATTCCTGTTCGCCTTCGCCGCCTGGCAATTCGGTCCCACGGCCGCAACCGCCGGCGCCTGGTTCTTCATCGCCGCCATGATCGCCCTGACTTTCATCGACGTCGACAAGCAACTACTGCCCGATGACATCACATTGCCCTTGCTGTGGGCCGGCCTGCTGTTCAATGTTTCCGGCGTTTACGTCGATCTGGGAAGCGCCGTGATCGGCGCGGCGGCCGGCTATCTGTCCCTGTGGACGGTCTATTGGCTCTTCAGGCTCGCCACCGGCAAGGAGGGCATGGGCTTCGGCGACTTCAAACTGCTGGCCGCCATCGGCGCCTGGCTCGGGTGGCAGATGCTGCCGCTGGTCATCCTGCTGTCGTCTTTCGTCGGCGCCGTCGTCGGCGCCGCGCTAATCGTCCTCGCCCGTCACGGACGCAACGTGCCGATCCCATTCGGCCCCTATCTTGCATCCGCCGGCATCATCGCCATATTCTGGGGGAAACACCTGAATAGCGCCTATCTCGGCTTGCTATAA
- a CDS encoding type II secretion system F family protein, translated as MAGPGSSDRKSPGVKEFHFTWEGKDKTGKIVRGEMRAASEAVVNTTLRRQGVMPVKVKKQAFRRGGKVGEKDITLFTRQLATMMKSGVPLLQSFDIVGKGASNPAVAKLLMEIKTEVETGAALNQAFRKYPLYFDALFCNLIQAGEQAGILDSLLDRLATYKEKILAIKSKIKSALFYPIAVLVVAFIVTAIIMIFVIPQFKEVFRSFGADLPAPTLVVMAISDAFVANWYFIFGGLFGGVYAFFYFWKRSMPMQMFMDRLLLRLPVFGELVRKATIARWTRTLSTMFAAGVPLVEALDSVGGAAGNHVYKQATLQVQGEVSTGSSLTVAMQNTNVFPSMVIQMVSIGEESGQLDGMLGKVADFFEAEVDDAVEALSSLMEPMIMVILGTLIGGMVIAMYLPIFKMGAAI; from the coding sequence ATGGCCGGACCCGGAAGCTCGGACAGGAAATCTCCAGGCGTCAAGGAATTTCATTTCACCTGGGAAGGCAAGGACAAGACCGGCAAGATCGTCCGCGGCGAAATGCGCGCGGCGAGCGAGGCCGTTGTCAACACGACCCTGCGGCGGCAAGGCGTCATGCCAGTCAAGGTCAAGAAGCAGGCCTTCAGGCGGGGCGGCAAGGTCGGCGAGAAGGACATCACCCTGTTTACCCGCCAGTTGGCGACCATGATGAAGTCGGGCGTGCCGCTGCTCCAGTCCTTCGACATCGTCGGTAAGGGCGCCTCGAATCCGGCCGTGGCCAAGCTGCTGATGGAGATCAAAACCGAAGTGGAAACCGGCGCGGCGCTCAACCAAGCCTTCCGTAAATATCCGCTCTACTTCGACGCGCTCTTCTGCAACCTGATCCAGGCGGGCGAACAGGCCGGTATCCTGGACTCCCTGCTCGACCGGCTGGCGACCTACAAGGAAAAAATCCTCGCCATCAAGTCGAAGATCAAGTCCGCGCTTTTCTATCCGATCGCCGTGCTGGTCGTGGCCTTCATCGTCACCGCGATCATCATGATCTTCGTCATCCCGCAATTCAAGGAAGTATTCAGAAGCTTCGGCGCCGACCTGCCGGCGCCGACACTGGTGGTCATGGCGATTTCCGACGCCTTCGTCGCCAACTGGTATTTCATTTTCGGCGGCCTTTTCGGCGGCGTCTATGCCTTCTTCTACTTCTGGAAGCGATCGATGCCCATGCAGATGTTCATGGACCGCCTCCTGCTGCGTCTGCCTGTTTTCGGCGAACTGGTGAGGAAAGCGACCATCGCGCGCTGGACCCGCACCTTGTCGACCATGTTCGCGGCCGGCGTGCCGCTGGTCGAAGCCCTCGACTCCGTGGGCGGCGCGGCGGGAAACCATGTTTACAAGCAGGCAACGCTCCAGGTGCAGGGCGAGGTCAGCACCGGTTCCAGCTTGACCGTGGCGATGCAGAATACAAACGTCTTCCCCAGCATGGTCATCCAGATGGTGTCCATCGGCGAGGAATCCGGCCAGCTCGACGGCATGCTCGGCAAGGTGGCCGACTTCTTCGAAGCCGAGGTCGACGATGCCGTCGAAGCCCTGTCGAGCCTGATGGAGCCCATGATCATGGTGATCCTGGGCACCCTGATCGGGGGCATGGTCATCGCCATGTACCTGCCGATCTTCAAGATGGGTGCGGCTATTTAG
- the pilB gene encoding type IV-A pilus assembly ATPase PilB translates to MAAAIQLSLSGLARALIQQGRLKEVDAEKLSAQASPETGGFVGQLIASGRMAAREIAVFAAETFGYPLLDLDAYSEEHLARDAIDRRAMANHQAVALMRRGNRMAIALADPTNLRALDEIRFQTGMIVDPVVVEGDKLAVLVGRLVEKPETTLHNLVEDDLNLEFEEEGAVDAAAEAAAAEVDDAPVVKFIQKILVDAIGEGASDIHFEPYEKYYRIRFRVDGILREITQPPLVIKEKIASRIKVISRLNIAEKRVPQDGRMKLVLAKNRAIDFRVSTLPTLHGEKIVLRILDPSSATLGIEALGYEPDQKEALLHAINRPYGMVLVTGPTGSGKTVSLYTCLNILNKPGINISTAEDPAEINLAGINQVNVDDRAGLSFSVALKSFLRQDPDVIMVGEIRDIETAEIAVKAAQTGHMVLSTLHTNDAPQTLTRLMNMGVATFNIASSVILITAQRLARRLCTCRMPIDVPQETLLNAGFSEEDLDGSWQLFGPGGCERCKGSGYKGRVGIYQVMPISEEIARIIMANGTSLDIAEQARRDGVRDLRRSGLMKVMQGVTSLDEVLATTNE, encoded by the coding sequence ATGGCGGCAGCAATCCAACTGAGCTTGAGCGGCTTGGCGCGTGCCCTGATCCAGCAGGGACGCCTCAAGGAAGTCGATGCCGAGAAACTTTCCGCCCAAGCGTCGCCTGAGACGGGAGGATTCGTCGGCCAATTGATCGCCTCGGGCCGCATGGCCGCGCGGGAGATTGCCGTTTTCGCCGCAGAGACCTTCGGTTATCCCCTGCTCGACCTCGACGCCTACTCCGAGGAACACCTTGCCCGCGACGCCATCGACCGGCGCGCCATGGCAAACCACCAAGCCGTCGCCCTGATGCGCCGGGGCAATCGCATGGCCATCGCGCTGGCCGACCCGACCAATCTGCGCGCCCTCGATGAAATCCGCTTCCAGACCGGCATGATCGTCGATCCCGTCGTAGTGGAGGGCGACAAGCTAGCCGTCCTGGTCGGCAGGCTTGTGGAGAAGCCGGAAACCACGCTGCATAACCTCGTCGAGGATGACCTGAACCTCGAATTCGAGGAGGAAGGTGCCGTCGATGCGGCGGCCGAGGCGGCGGCGGCCGAGGTGGACGACGCCCCTGTCGTCAAGTTCATTCAGAAAATTCTCGTCGACGCCATCGGCGAAGGCGCTTCCGACATCCACTTCGAGCCTTACGAGAAGTATTACCGCATCCGCTTCCGCGTCGACGGCATTCTGCGCGAGATCACCCAGCCGCCGCTGGTGATCAAGGAAAAAATCGCCTCCCGCATCAAGGTCATTTCCCGTCTCAACATCGCCGAGAAGCGCGTGCCTCAGGATGGCCGCATGAAACTGGTGCTGGCGAAGAACCGGGCCATCGATTTCCGCGTCAGCACCTTGCCGACCCTGCATGGCGAAAAGATCGTGCTGCGCATCCTCGACCCCTCCTCGGCCACGCTCGGCATCGAGGCGCTAGGCTACGAGCCGGATCAGAAGGAAGCGCTGCTGCATGCCATCAACCGGCCCTACGGCATGGTGCTGGTCACCGGCCCCACCGGCAGCGGCAAGACCGTCTCGCTCTACACTTGTCTCAACATCCTCAACAAGCCCGGCATCAATATCTCGACGGCGGAAGATCCCGCTGAAATCAACCTCGCCGGCATCAACCAGGTCAACGTGGACGATCGGGCGGGACTGTCTTTCTCGGTGGCGCTCAAGTCCTTTCTGCGCCAGGATCCGGACGTCATCATGGTCGGCGAGATCCGCGATATCGAAACCGCGGAAATCGCAGTCAAGGCCGCCCAGACCGGCCACATGGTGTTATCCACGCTGCACACCAACGACGCGCCGCAGACGCTGACCCGGCTGATGAACATGGGCGTGGCGACGTTCAACATCGCCTCCAGCGTGATCCTGATCACCGCGCAGCGCCTGGCGCGCCGCCTGTGCACCTGCAGGATGCCGATCGACGTGCCGCAAGAAACCCTTCTCAATGCCGGCTTCTCCGAGGAAGACCTGGACGGCAGCTGGCAACTGTTCGGGCCGGGGGGCTGCGAGCGCTGCAAGGGAAGCGGTTACAAGGGGCGGGTCGGCATCTATCAGGTCATGCCCATTTCCGAGGAGATTGCGCGCATCATCATGGCCAATGGCACCTCGCTCGACATCGCCGAACAGGCTCGGCGGGATGGCGTCAGGGATCTGCGCCGGTCTGGCCTGATGAAGGTCATGCAGGGAGTGACGTCCCTGGACGAGGTGTTGGCCACCACGAACGAGTAG
- a CDS encoding biotin/lipoyl-binding protein yields MRERLLGLTAPAGDFSPPILRLQQEAPSPLPRLVLRIVLGLLAVMLAWATFGRLDIVAVAQGKLVPVSYLKVIQPAESGIVAELLVREGDAVKEGQVLVRMDRHVSEADSRQIENDLAVKRLTLRRIDAELADRPMQRRTDDPPDIYAQVEAQSRARRQAYRDALDAERALLAKAEQELAAQRHAVESLKAAIEQSRKKIAQIASNYRQQLATDRVGNRYRLSPGMHVAAEIHLGTRTVLEYLLSPVRKVAYEAGRER; encoded by the coding sequence ATGCGCGAACGTCTTCTGGGGCTGACGGCGCCGGCCGGGGACTTCAGCCCGCCGATCCTGCGGCTCCAGCAGGAGGCGCCTTCGCCGCTGCCGCGTCTGGTGCTGCGCATCGTGCTGGGTCTGCTGGCCGTGATGCTCGCCTGGGCGACCTTCGGCCGGCTCGACATCGTCGCCGTGGCGCAGGGCAAGCTGGTGCCGGTGAGCTACCTCAAGGTGATCCAGCCGGCGGAATCGGGCATCGTCGCCGAACTGCTCGTCCGCGAGGGCGACGCCGTGAAGGAAGGCCAGGTGCTGGTGCGCATGGACCGGCATGTTTCCGAGGCCGACAGCCGGCAGATCGAGAACGACCTGGCGGTGAAGCGACTGACCCTGCGCCGCATCGACGCCGAACTCGCCGACCGCCCGATGCAGCGGCGGACGGACGATCCGCCGGACATCTACGCCCAGGTCGAGGCCCAGTCCCGGGCGCGGCGGCAGGCCTACCGGGATGCGCTCGACGCGGAACGGGCGCTGCTCGCCAAGGCGGAGCAGGAGCTCGCCGCCCAGCGGCATGCGGTGGAAAGCCTCAAGGCCGCCATCGAGCAGTCGCGGAAGAAGATCGCGCAGATCGCCTCGAACTACCGCCAGCAGCTCGCCACCGACCGGGTGGGGAACCGCTACCGGCTGTCGCCGGGCATGCATGTGGCGGCGGAAATCCACCTCGGCACGCGCACCGTCCTCGAATACCTGCTCTCGCCCGTGCGCAAGGTGGCGTATGAGGCGGGGCGGGAACGGTAG
- a CDS encoding putative Ig domain-containing protein, whose translation MFEESNDWEGYRAWFYANLGIADQQEIDLRMNYGGLWYWRDSSPEGRDQPYAADSLEGLRNLLAEEYPWAAEQFDQYVQDGEVRYIEPLPQELPEIAGNDHAAIEALYETGAIALDRVVFGTGIGQEDLDLSVDEEGNLSIRTVDGGGVDIMLADEWSNIGRGIELFEFADGQVMTMRDMLERVGGSVGNHEPTAEIPISDQTATEDAAFSFIVPAGAFADIDAGDSLILGATLAAGSPLPSWLGFDSATGTFAGTPANGDVGTLALTVTATDLAGASAAASFDLAVENVNDAPVTAIPLADQAVQRGDTFTYALPAGAFTDVDAGDTLAYAATLSDGTALPSWLAFDATTGAFSGQAPRNAKGGIDHPGHGLGRPWSRFDGLGRLPAELRQERRLSRQRRSGQRRGSTAARARP comes from the coding sequence GTGTTCGAGGAAAGCAATGACTGGGAGGGATACCGGGCCTGGTTCTACGCAAACCTCGGCATCGCCGATCAGCAGGAGATCGACTTGCGCATGAACTATGGCGGGCTATGGTATTGGCGCGATTCCTCCCCGGAGGGACGCGATCAACCCTACGCTGCCGACAGTCTGGAAGGTCTGCGGAACCTCCTGGCCGAGGAATATCCGTGGGCAGCGGAGCAGTTCGACCAGTACGTGCAGGATGGCGAGGTGCGATACATCGAGCCGTTGCCGCAGGAGTTGCCGGAAATCGCCGGCAACGACCATGCCGCCATCGAGGCGCTTTACGAAACCGGCGCCATCGCGCTCGACCGCGTCGTATTCGGAACCGGCATCGGTCAGGAGGACCTTGACCTGTCGGTCGACGAGGAAGGCAATTTGTCCATACGAACGGTTGATGGCGGCGGGGTGGACATCATGCTGGCCGACGAATGGAGCAATATCGGTAGGGGTATCGAACTCTTCGAATTCGCCGACGGGCAGGTCATGACGATGAGGGATATGCTGGAGCGAGTGGGGGGCTCAGTCGGGAACCATGAACCGACCGCCGAAATCCCGATCTCCGACCAGACGGCCACCGAAGACGCCGCCTTCAGCTTCATCGTGCCGGCAGGTGCCTTCGCCGACATCGACGCCGGCGACAGCCTGATCCTCGGCGCCACCCTCGCCGCCGGCAGCCCGTTGCCGTCATGGTTGGGCTTCGATTCCGCCACCGGAACGTTCGCCGGCACGCCGGCCAACGGCGATGTCGGTACGCTGGCCCTGACCGTCACGGCCACCGACCTGGCCGGCGCCAGTGCCGCTGCATCGTTCGATCTCGCGGTCGAGAACGTCAACGACGCCCCCGTCACCGCGATTCCGCTTGCCGACCAGGCAGTACAGCGCGGTGACACCTTCACCTACGCTCTCCCGGCCGGGGCCTTCACCGATGTGGATGCCGGCGACACCCTGGCCTATGCCGCCACGCTGTCCGACGGAACCGCCCTGCCGAGCTGGCTTGCCTTCGACGCAACCACGGGCGCATTCAGCGGCCAGGCGCCCCGCAACGCCAAGGGCGGCATCGACCATCCGGGTCACGGCCTCGGACGGCCATGGAGCCGATTCGACGGCCTCGGACGTCTTCCGGCTGAGCTTCGCCAAGAACGGCGGCTGTCACGGCAACGAAGGTCTGGGCAACGGCGAGGATCCACCGCCGCCCGGGCACGACCATAA
- a CDS encoding HlyC/CorC family transporter: protein MEEIPVSALSIALFLLLIISGFFSLAETSMMAVNRYRLRHRAAQGHRGARLALDLLARTDKMLGVVLLGNNLINAASATLVSVIAIELFGEEKWALGAGTLFVTFAILVVSEITPKIIGAAHADRLAGVIAFLLWPLLRMAYPVVWFVNLFAQGLLWLLRLKPGAEDGSPRLTQEELRAVVLESSHLIPSQHRAILSNLFDLEHVTVEDIMTPRSEIEAIDLASPPDQLRTQLATSYHTRLPVYENDPGNVIGILHQRRLLGGVLEREFDIDTIREQLVEPYFIPAATQVYAQIQFFRENRQRLGLVVDEYGEIKGLVTIEDIIEEIVGKFTTGMPGSEAGFAWNDEGIALVDGAHSLRELNRVLDLQLPLDGPKTLNGLIIEHLQDIPEVGVSIKIAGVPMEIVQTQNRRIRMVKLFRPPISFA, encoded by the coding sequence ATGGAGGAAATTCCCGTTTCGGCGTTGTCCATTGCGCTTTTCCTGTTGCTGATCATATCGGGATTCTTCTCGCTCGCCGAGACGAGCATGATGGCGGTCAACCGCTACCGGCTGCGCCATCGCGCCGCCCAGGGCCATCGCGGCGCCCGCCTGGCCCTGGATCTGCTGGCGCGCACGGACAAGATGCTCGGCGTCGTCCTGCTCGGCAACAACCTGATCAACGCCGCCTCGGCGACGCTGGTCAGCGTGATCGCCATCGAACTGTTCGGCGAGGAGAAGTGGGCGCTCGGCGCCGGCACGCTTTTCGTCACCTTCGCGATCCTCGTCGTCTCCGAGATCACTCCGAAGATCATCGGCGCGGCCCACGCCGACCGCCTGGCCGGCGTCATCGCCTTCCTGCTGTGGCCGCTGTTGCGGATGGCCTATCCGGTGGTCTGGTTCGTCAACCTGTTCGCCCAGGGGCTGCTATGGCTGCTGCGGCTCAAGCCTGGCGCCGAGGACGGCTCCCCGCGCCTCACGCAGGAGGAGCTGCGCGCCGTGGTGCTCGAATCCAGCCACCTGATCCCTTCCCAGCACCGCGCCATCCTCTCGAACCTCTTCGACCTCGAGCATGTCACGGTCGAGGACATCATGACGCCGAGGAGCGAGATCGAGGCCATTGACCTAGCCTCCCCGCCGGACCAACTCCGTACCCAACTGGCCACCAGCTACCACACGCGCCTGCCCGTCTATGAGAACGACCCTGGCAACGTGATCGGCATCCTGCACCAGCGGCGGCTTCTCGGCGGCGTCCTGGAGAGGGAGTTCGATATCGACACCATCAGGGAACAGTTGGTGGAGCCCTATTTCATCCCGGCGGCGACGCAAGTCTACGCGCAGATCCAGTTCTTCCGGGAAAACCGGCAGCGCCTGGGGCTGGTCGTCGACGAGTACGGAGAGATCAAGGGGCTGGTCACGATCGAGGACATCATCGAGGAAATCGTCGGTAAATTCACCACCGGCATGCCCGGCAGCGAAGCGGGTTTCGCCTGGAACGACGAGGGCATCGCACTGGTCGACGGCGCGCACAGTCTGCGCGAACTGAACCGGGTGCTCGACCTGCAACTTCCGCTCGACGGCCCGAAGACCCTGAACGGCCTGATCATCGAGCATCTTCAGGACATTCCGGAAGTGGGCGTCAGCATCAAGATCGCCGGCGTGCCGATGGAAATCGTGCAAACCCAGAACCGCCGCATCAGGATGGTCAAGCTGTTCCGGCCGCCTATATCTTTCGCATAA
- the ccsA gene encoding cytochrome c biogenesis protein CcsA: protein MPAILLHLVAAALYMGLALHFWRTRWRGPALDRPPAGPDPWERACLLAALVVHGITLAQEIFPGDAMRFGFSAALSMILWLAIALYWIESFYARMEGLQMLGLPLAAVGALLPSLLPGQHVLANADSPVFRAHFLMAMLAYSLFTLAALHAILMAVAEKRLHRGRLTPLFTGLPPLLTMEALLFRLIHIAFILLTLTLVSGIAFSETLFGKALSFNHKTVFAILSWLIFAALLAGRHLRGWRGRTALRWTLAGFAALLLAYVGSRFVLEVILGRPA from the coding sequence ATGCCCGCGATTTTACTGCATCTCGTGGCCGCGGCCCTTTACATGGGACTGGCCCTGCACTTCTGGCGCACCCGCTGGCGCGGGCCCGCCCTCGACCGGCCGCCGGCCGGGCCTGATCCCTGGGAGCGCGCCTGCCTGCTCGCGGCCCTCGTCGTCCACGGCATCACATTGGCACAGGAAATTTTTCCGGGCGATGCCATGCGATTCGGCTTCTCGGCGGCGCTGTCGATGATCCTGTGGCTGGCGATTGCGCTGTACTGGATCGAGAGCTTCTACGCCCGCATGGAGGGTCTGCAAATGCTGGGGCTGCCGCTGGCCGCCGTCGGCGCGCTGCTGCCTTCGCTGCTGCCGGGACAGCATGTGCTCGCCAATGCAGATTCGCCCGTGTTCCGCGCCCATTTCCTGATGGCGATGCTGGCCTACAGCCTGTTCACGCTCGCGGCGCTGCACGCCATCCTGATGGCCGTCGCCGAAAAGCGCCTGCACCGCGGGCGGCTGACGCCCCTGTTCACGGGACTGCCGCCGCTCCTGACGATGGAGGCGCTGCTGTTCCGCCTGATCCACATCGCCTTCATTCTGCTGACGCTGACGCTGGTCTCCGGCATCGCATTCTCGGAAACCCTCTTCGGCAAGGCCCTGTCCTTCAATCACAAGACGGTATTCGCCATCCTCTCCTGGCTGATCTTCGCCGCCCTGCTCGCTGGACGCCATCTCCGCGGCTGGCGCGGCCGCACGGCGCTGCGCTGGACGCTGGCAGGCTTCGCCGCGCTCCTGCTCGCCTACGTCGGCAGCCGCTTCGTGCTGGAAGTGATCCTCGGCCGGCCGGCCTGA
- the ffh gene encoding signal recognition particle protein, with translation MLDNLTQRLGRVVKTLRGQARLTEDNIQEMLREVRMALLEADVALPVVKDFVARVRTAALGQEVIGSLTPGQALVGVVHRELTDLMGGGKAVLNLATQPPAVILMAGLQGAGKTTTTAKLGKWLRERQKKKVLAVSCDVYRPAAIEQLKTVCAQAGIDFFPSSAGQKPADIAAAALDYAKKHYHDVLFVDTAGRLAVDEAMMAEIRELHALLNPIESLFVVDAMLGQDAVNTAKTFNEALPLTGVILTKLDGDARGGAALSVRHVTGKPLKFAGVGEKLDGIEEFHPERMAARILGMGDILGLVEDAQRGIDQEKAQDFARKMKSGKGFDLNDFKEQIGQMRKMGGISSLLDKLPAQFAQAAQQAGGQVEDKSIRRTEGIINSMTPAERAKPEIIKASRKRRIAAGAGVPVQEVNRLLNQFEQMQKMMKQFSKGGMAKMMRGMKGMMGGLPGMR, from the coding sequence ATGCTCGACAACCTGACCCAGCGGCTTGGCCGCGTCGTCAAGACATTGCGCGGCCAGGCCCGCCTGACCGAGGACAACATCCAGGAGATGCTGCGCGAGGTGCGCATGGCCCTGCTGGAGGCCGACGTTGCCCTGCCGGTGGTGAAGGACTTCGTCGCCCGCGTCCGGACGGCGGCCCTCGGCCAGGAGGTGATCGGTTCGCTGACCCCCGGCCAGGCGCTGGTCGGCGTTGTGCATCGGGAACTGACCGATCTGATGGGCGGTGGGAAGGCGGTGCTCAATCTCGCCACCCAGCCGCCCGCCGTCATCCTGATGGCGGGCCTCCAGGGCGCCGGCAAGACGACGACCACCGCCAAGCTGGGCAAGTGGCTCAGGGAGCGCCAAAAGAAAAAGGTGCTGGCGGTCTCCTGCGACGTCTACCGCCCGGCGGCCATCGAGCAGCTGAAGACGGTCTGCGCCCAGGCCGGCATCGATTTCTTCCCGTCCTCGGCCGGACAGAAGCCGGCCGACATCGCCGCCGCCGCGCTCGACTACGCGAAGAAGCATTACCACGACGTGCTGTTCGTCGACACGGCGGGCCGGCTGGCCGTCGACGAGGCGATGATGGCCGAGATCCGCGAGCTGCACGCCCTGCTCAACCCCATCGAAAGCCTGTTCGTGGTGGATGCGATGCTGGGCCAGGACGCCGTGAACACGGCGAAGACCTTCAACGAGGCCCTGCCGCTGACCGGCGTGATCCTCACGAAGCTCGACGGCGATGCGCGCGGCGGTGCCGCGCTGTCCGTGCGGCATGTCACCGGCAAGCCGCTCAAGTTCGCCGGCGTCGGCGAGAAGCTCGACGGCATCGAGGAATTCCATCCGGAGCGCATGGCCGCGCGCATCCTGGGCATGGGCGACATCCTCGGCCTCGTCGAGGATGCCCAGCGGGGCATCGACCAGGAAAAGGCCCAGGATTTTGCGCGGAAGATGAAGTCGGGCAAGGGGTTCGACCTCAACGACTTCAAGGAGCAGATCGGTCAGATGCGAAAGATGGGCGGGATATCCTCCCTCCTCGACAAGCTGCCCGCGCAGTTCGCCCAGGCTGCCCAGCAGGCCGGCGGCCAGGTCGAGGACAAGTCCATCCGCCGCACCGAGGGCATCATCAATTCCATGACGCCCGCCGAACGCGCGAAGCCCGAGATCATCAAGGCCTCGCGCAAGCGGCGCATCGCCGCCGGCGCCGGCGTTCCTGTGCAGGAGGTCAATCGCCTGCTCAACCAGTTCGAGCAGATGCAGAAGATGATGAAGCAGTTCTCGAAGGGCGGCATGGCGAAGATGATGCGCGGCATGAAGGGAATGATGGGCGGGCTGCCCGGGATGCGCTGA